Proteins from a genomic interval of Gossypium hirsutum isolate 1008001.06 chromosome A09, Gossypium_hirsutum_v2.1, whole genome shotgun sequence:
- the LOC107888275 gene encoding protein SHOOT GRAVITROPISM 6 isoform X3, whose product MFAPRLKGVLSRVLPILGNVRDAQRPIFANAFKCWCQAVWQYNVDFPSNSLIDGDVMSFLNSAFELLLRVWAASRDLKVRVSSVEALGQMVGLITRTQLKTALPRLIPTILELCKKDQDIALIATSSLYNLLNVSLLSETGPPLLEFEELTVILSTLLPVICMDNDGKEHSDFSVGLKTYNEVQRCFLTVGSIYPEDLFSFLLNKCRLKEEPLTFGALCVLKHLLPRSSEAWHNKRPLLVDAVKSLLEEQSLGIRKALSELIVVMASHCYLVGPTAELFVEYLVRHCALSEQDRIDLESSQAKVGLICPTELRAICEKGLLLLTITIPEMEHVLWPFLLKMIIPRAYTGAVAMVCRCIAELCRYRSSFNNNMLDDCKDRSDIPNPEELFARLVVLLHNPLVREQRATQILTVLCYLAPMFPRNINLFWQDEIPKMKAYVSDPEDLKLDPSYQETWDDMIINFLAESLDVIQDTDWVISLGNAFTKQYALYTPDDEHSALLHRCLGILLQKVNDRAYVRGKIDWMYKQANITIPTNRLGLAKAIGLVAASHLDTVLDKLKNILDNVGQSIFQRFLSLFSESYRTEESDDVHAALALMYGYAARYAPSMVIEARIDALVGTNMLSKLLHVRHPTAKQAVITAIDLLGRAVINAAENGAPFPLKRRDQLLDYILTLMGRDESDDFADSSLELLRTQALALNACTTLVSVEPKLTIETRNCVMKATLGFFALPNDPIDVINPLIDNLITLLCAILLTSGEDGRSRAEQLLHILRQIDQYVSSHVDYQRRRGCLAVYEMLVKFRMLCVSGYCALGCRGSCTHSKQIDRTLHGNFSNLPSAFVSPSREALSLGDRVIMYLPRCADTDSEVRKLSAQILDQLFSISLSLPKPLGSSVGGDIELCYGALSSLEDVIAILRSDSSIDPSEVFNRIVNSVCILLTKDELVDTLHGCMPAICNRIKQSAEGAILAVIEFVTKRGAELSEANISRTAQSLLSAAGHVTEKQLRLEVLGAISSLSENTNEKVVFNEVLTAAARDIVTKDISRLRGGWSMQDAFHAFSQHIVLSVLFLEHLISVLNQTRVTKSDPGKGENSILLSETQLADEILQAAIFALTAFFRGGGKVGKRAVEQRYSSVLAALILQFGKCHGLANSGQHEPLRALLTAFQAFCECVGDLEMGKILARDSEQNEKEKWINLIGDLAGCISMKRPKEVENLCKIFTKSLNLQENFQREAAAAALSEFVCYSSGFSSTLEEMVEVLCRHVSDESPTVRCLCLRGLVKIPSVHIYQHTTQVLGVILALLDDLDESVQLTAVSCLLMILETSPKDAVEPILLNLSVRLRNLQISMNVKMRADAFAAFGALSNYGIGAHKDAFLEQIHATLPRLILHLHDDDLAVRHACRNTLKRFAPLMEIEGLLALFDSHRINSDHRSAYEDFVRDFTRQFVQHLSSRVDTFMASTIQALNAPWPIIQANAIYVSSSILSLLDDPNILALYHAQVFGMLVGKMSRSADAVVRARSSLAFSLLLKSTNLISWRAARLDQADSARKGS is encoded by the exons ATG TTTGCACCGCGTTTGAAAGGCGTGCTTTCTCGAGTTTTGCCTATTCTTGGGAATGTTAGAGATGCCCAACGGCCAATATTTGCAAATG CTTTTAAGTGCTGGTGTCAAGCTGTCTGGCAATATAACGTTGATTTCCCTTCAAATTCCCTGATTGATGGTGATGTCAT GTCATTTCTGAACTCTGCTTTTGAACTTTTGTTAAGAGTCTGGGCTGCTTCACGAGATCTTAAG GTTCGAGTATCATCTGTGGAAGCATTAGGCCAGATGGTTGGTCTTATCACCCGCACACAATTAAAGACAGCTTTACCAAGGCTTATACCTACTATATTGGAGTT GTGTAAAAAGGATCAAGATATTGCACTTATTGCAACCTCTAGTCTCTATAATCTCCTAAATGTTTCCTTACTTTCAGAGACAGGCCCtcctttgcttgaatttgag GAACTCACAGTTATATTATCAACACTCCTCCCTGTCATCTGCATGGATAATGACGGCAAAGAGCACTCAGATTTTTCTGTGGGACTGAAG ACATACAATGAAGTACAGCGCTGCTTTTTGACTGTTGGCTCTATATACCCCGAGGATTTGTTTTCCTTTCTTCTGAAT AAATGTAGATTAAAGGAAGAGCCTTTAACTTTTGGTGCACTCTGTGTTTTGAAGCATCTTTTGCCCAg GTCATCTGAAGCTTGGCACAATAAGAGGCCATTGCTAGTGGATGCTGTGAAGTCCTTGCTAGAAGAGCAAAGCTTAGGCATCCGAAAGGCTCTCTCCGAG TTGATTGTGGTGATGGCTTCACATTGTTACTTAGTTGGGCCAACTGCAGAGTTGTTTGTCGAATATCTTGTACGCCATTGTGCTTTATCAGAACAGGATAGAATTGATCTTGAAAGCTCCCAG GCAAAGGTAGGATTAATTTGTCCAACCGAATTAAGAGCAATATGTGAAAAAGGTCTTCTTCTTCTAACTATCACGATTCCTGAAATGGAG CATGTTCTTTGGCCCTTTCTATTGAAGATGATTATTCCTCGGGCTTATACTGGTGCAGTTGCCATG GTATGCAGATGCATTGCAGAATTATGCAGATATAGATCTTCTTTTAACAATAATATGCTTGATGACTGTAAAGATCGTAGTGATATTCCAAACCCTGAG GAGCTGTTTGCACGTTTGGTGGTTCTTTTGCACAATCCTTTGGTGAGGGAGCAGCGGGCTACTCAGATTCTGACA GTCCTCTGTTATTTGGCACCTATGTTTCCAAGGAACATCAACTTGTTTTGGCAAGATGAG ATTCCAAAAATGAAGGCGTATGTTAGTGACCCAGAAGATCTAAAGCTGGATCCTTCCTATCAAGAGACCTGGGATGACATGATAATCAAT TTTCTTGCAGAATCTTTGGATGTGATTCAAGACACTGATTGGGTGATTTCTCTGGGAAATGCTTTTACCAAGCAATATGCACTTTATACACCTGATGATGAACATTCAGCACTCCTTCACCG ATGCCTTGGTATTCTTCTTCAGAAAGTTAATGATAGGGCTTATGTTCGTGGAAAGATTGACTGGATGTACAAGCAAGCTAACATTACTATTCCCACCAACCGGCTTGGTTTAGCAAAAGCCATTGGATTG GTTGCAGCATCCCACTTGGATACGGTGTTGGACAAGCTGAAAAACATTCTAGATAATGTTGGTCAAAGCATATTCCAAAG GTTTTTATCATTATTCTCTGAAAGTTATAGAACAGAAGAATCTGATGATGTACATGCTGCTTTAGCTCTGATGTATGGATATGCTGCAAGATATGCTCCCTCAATGGTTATTGAGGCTAGAATAGATGCCCTTGTT GGGACAAACATGCTTTCAAAGCTTCTTCATGTACGTCACCCTACAGCGAAGCAGGCTGTTATTACAGCTATTGATTTACTAG GTCGTGCTGTCATTAATGCTGCCGAAAATGGTGCACCATTCCCACTGAAAAGAAGAGACCAGTTGCTTGactatattttaactttaatgggTCGAGATGAAAGTGATGATTTTGCTGATTCCAGTCTTGAACTTCTGCGCACCCAG GCTCTTGCTTTGAATGCCTGTACCACCTTGGTTTCAGTGGAGCCAAAGTTGACTATTGAAACAAGAAATTGTGTTATGAAG GCTACTTTGGGGTTCTTTGCTTTGCCAAATGATCCAATTGATGTTATCAATCCCCTTATTGATAACCTTATCACTCTCCTATGTGCCATTCTTCTCACAAG TGGAGAGGATGGAAGAAGCCGAGCCGAGCAGCTATTGCACATATTAAGACAAATTGATCAATATGTTTCTTCACACGTGGATTATCAAAGAAGAAGAGGTTGTCTCGCAGTATATGAGATGCTTGTCAAGTTCCGAATGCTCTGTGTTAGTGGCTATTGTGCATTAGGCTGTCGTGGGAGTTGCACACACAGCAAGCAAATTGATCGCACTCTGCATGGAAACTTTTCCAACTTACCAT CGGCATTTGTATCTCCGAGTCGTGAAGCTCTGTCTTTGGGAGATAGAGTCATAATGTATCTTCCACGCTGTGCAGATACTGATTCTGAAGTTAGAAAACTTTCCGCTCAG ATTCTTGATCAACTGTTCAGCATCTCTCTTTCACTTCCAAAGCCTCTTGGTTCTAGTGTTGGTGGTGATATTGAGTTATGCTATGGCGCTTTATCTTCCCTTGAGGACGTAATAGCCATCTTGAGAAGT GATTCTTCAATTGATCCCTCAGAGGTTTTTAACAGAATTGTCAATTCTGTCTGTATTCTTTTGACAAAGGATGAG CTTGTAGACACCCTGCATGGTTGCATGCCTGCAATTTGCAACAGGATCAAGCAGTCAGCTGAAGGGGCCATTCTAGCTGTTATAGAGTTTGTGACAAAGAGAGGGGCTGAGCTGAGTGAAGCTAATATCTCAAG GACTGCTCAATCTTTGCTGTCAGCTGCAGGGCATGTTACTGAGAAGCAATTACGTTTAGAAGTTCTTGGAGCT ATATCCTCTCTATCTGAGAACACAAAtgaaaaagttgttttcaatgaagTGTTGACTGCTGCTGCAAGGGATATTGTCACGAAAGATATATCTAGGCTACGTGGTGGCTGGTCAATGCAAGATGCATTCCAT GCATTTTCACAACATATAGTGCTGTCAGTTCTGTTCCTGGAGCATCTGATCTCTGTACTTAATCAGACTCGTGTCACTAAAAGTGATCCAGGAAAAGGAGAAAACTCTATTCTTCTTTCTGAAACTCAGTTAGCAGATGAAATTCTGCAAGCTGCTATTTTTGCTCTCACCGCCTTCTTCAG GGGTGGCGGTAAAGTTGGAAAGAGAGCTGTTGAACAGAGGTACTCTTCAGTTCTTGCTGCACTTATACTGCAATTTGGAAAGTGTCATGGTCTAGCTAATTCTGGTCAACATGAGCCACTACG TGCACTTTTAACTGCATTTCAGGCCTTTTGTGAATGTGTTGGAGACCTTGAAATGGGGAAG ATTTTGGCTAGAGATAGTGAgcaaaatgaaaaggaaaagtgGATTAATCTTATTGGAGATTTAGCTGGCTGCATTTCTATGAAGAGACCAAAAGAG GTTGAGAATCTATGTaagattttcacgaaatcattgaATCTTCAAGAGAACTTTCAACGGGAAGCTGCTGCTGCTGCATTATCAGAGTTTGTTTGCTACAG TAGCGGGTTCAGCTCCACATTGGAGGAGATGGTGGAAGTGCTGTGCAGACATGTCTCTGATGAATCTCCAACAGTTAGATGCCTTTGTCTACGAGGATTGGTGAAG ATACCATCTGTTCATATCTATCAGCATACAACTCAAGTTCTTGGTGTAATATTAGCATTGCTTGATGATTTGGATGAATCAGTGCAACTAACTGCTGTTTCATGCTTACTGATG ATTCTTGAGACATCCCCCAAAGATGCTGTTGAACCCATTTTACTTAATTTGTCTGTTCGGCTTCGCAATCTACAG ATATCCATGAATGTAAAGATGCGGGCTGATGCCTTTGCAGCATTTGGAGCACTTAGCAACTATGGAATTGGGGCACATAAAGATGCTTTTCTTGAGCAG ATTCATGCTACACTCCCACGCTTGATCCTCCACCTACATGATGATGACCTTGCTGTTAGACATGCCTGCCGT AACACCCTGAAGCGGTTTGCCCCTTTAATGGAGATAGAAGGGTTGCTGGCTTTATTCGATTCACATAGGATTAACTCTGACCATCG AAGTGCTTACGAGGACTTTGTAAGAGATTTTACAAGGCAGTTTGTGCAGCATCTTTCTTCCAGAGTTGATACTTTCATGGCATCAACCATACAG GCTTTGAATGCGCCATGGCCAATAATCCAAGCAAATGCTATTTATGTTTCCAGCAGCATACTCTCGCTTTTGGATGATCCGAACATTTTGGCTCTTTACCATGCACag GTGTTTGGAATGTTGGTTGGCAAGATGAGTCGGTCGGCGGATGCGGTGGTTAGAGCTAGAAGCTCTTTAGCTTTCAGTTTATTACTAAAATCAACTAATTTGATTTCCTGGAGAGCAGCTCGACTTGATCAAGCTGACTCTGCCAGAAAGGGATCATAA